One Micromonas commoda chromosome 7, complete sequence genomic window carries:
- a CDS encoding predicted protein, which yields MERSESEEEQKDATKKGVKRKRAPRTKGPCDHGVKPRSNCKVCSGCPHGKWRRFCKECGGSQVCEHGRQRSHCKECGGSAICVHARERSKCKECGGGGICVHGRRRSVCKECGGGSICEHARIRFYCKECGGSQICQHGRVRSYCKECGGASICVHARERSKCKECGGGSICEHDRVRSSCKECKRNRSTPPQR from the coding sequence atggagaGATCGGAGAGCGAAGAGGAGCAGAAGGATgcgacgaagaagggcgtgaagcggaagagagcccctcGCACGAAGGGGCCATGCGACCACGGGGTGAAGCCTCGGTCGAActgcaaggtgtgcagcggTTGTCCCCACGGGAAGTGGCGCCGTTTTTGCAAGGAGTGTGGCGGGTCTCAagtctgcgagcacggccgtcagcgctctcattgcaaggagtgcggtgggtctgcaATCTGCGTGCACGCTCGTGAGCGCTCTaaatgcaaggagtgcggcgggggtggaaTCTGCGTGcacggccgtcgccgctcagtgtgcaaggagtgcggcgggggatcAATCTGTGAGCACGCTCGTATACGCTtttactgcaaggagtgcggtgggtctcaaatctgccAGCACGGCCGTGTGCGCTCTTACTGCAAGGAATGCGGCGGGGCATCGATCTGCGTGCACGCTCGTGAGCGCTCcaagtgcaaggagtgcggcgggggctcaatctgcgagcacgatCGTGTACGCTCTtcgtgcaaggagtgcaaGAGAAATCGCTCGACTCCACCGCAACGATAA